A single Dongia rigui DNA region contains:
- a CDS encoding TetR/AcrR family transcriptional regulator, whose translation MMTGLRERQKAGRRRDILAAASQLFRKDGFADTSVEAIAALAEVGTGTVYNYFSSKGDLLMALVALDGEQARAKGQRYIARNHDDTLEAIFGLLSMYVDHALIHLTRELWRNAMATALTQADSPFGISYAENDRLMAAQVGELVTALKQSGKVRGDINAEAAGAALFIIVNGLFMQFVAQDKMAKSTLSARLRDQVTVFVGGLAASTLQQRKRA comes from the coding sequence ATGATGACGGGTCTACGCGAAAGACAAAAAGCCGGCCGCCGCCGCGATATCCTCGCCGCCGCCAGCCAGTTGTTCCGCAAGGACGGCTTTGCCGACACCTCGGTCGAAGCCATCGCGGCCCTTGCCGAGGTCGGTACCGGCACGGTCTACAACTACTTCTCGTCGAAGGGCGATCTCCTTATGGCGCTCGTCGCCCTCGATGGCGAACAGGCGCGCGCCAAGGGCCAGCGTTACATCGCCCGCAACCATGACGACACCCTGGAAGCGATCTTCGGCCTCCTGTCGATGTATGTCGACCATGCTCTCATCCACCTCACCCGCGAGCTTTGGCGCAATGCCATGGCGACGGCCCTCACCCAGGCGGATTCCCCCTTCGGCATCAGCTATGCCGAAAACGACCGGTTGATGGCGGCACAAGTCGGCGAACTGGTCACGGCCCTGAAGCAATCCGGCAAGGTGCGTGGCGACATCAATGCCGAGGCTGCAGGCGCCGCCCTCTTCATCATCGTCAACGGCCTCTTCATGCAATTCGTGGCGCAGGATAAGATGGCGAAATCGACCCTGAGCGCTCGCTTGCGCGACCAGGTGACCGTTTTTGTCGGCGGGCTGGCCGCTAGCACGCTGCAGCAAAGAAAGCGGGCCTGA
- a CDS encoding MBL fold metallo-hydrolase, giving the protein MKIATPETWYQTQHLGNGITWIYEPFIKEYYRCNIWHVRGRDRDLLIDSGMGVVSLREQIAQLAERPILAVASHTHFDHIGTHHEFADRAVHPAEADILAQPTRANTAADYYVADDSIFTALPPGDWHALKYEVKAAPAQTLLEEGSIVDTGDRSFEVFHLPGHSDGSIALYERATETLFSGDVIYDGELAYDADNAAEMRQYVASMKRLLDLPVRVVHGGHYPSFGQERMRSIAQDFLATFDR; this is encoded by the coding sequence GTGAAGATCGCAACGCCTGAAACCTGGTACCAGACCCAGCACCTCGGCAACGGGATCACCTGGATCTACGAGCCCTTCATCAAGGAATACTACCGCTGCAATATCTGGCATGTCCGCGGCCGCGACCGGGATCTGCTGATCGATTCCGGCATGGGTGTGGTGTCCTTGCGCGAACAAATCGCGCAGCTTGCGGAACGCCCTATTCTTGCGGTGGCTTCGCACACGCATTTCGACCATATCGGCACGCATCACGAATTCGCCGACCGCGCCGTCCATCCGGCCGAAGCCGATATCCTGGCGCAGCCCACGCGCGCGAATACCGCCGCCGACTATTACGTCGCTGACGATTCCATTTTCACCGCTTTGCCACCCGGCGATTGGCACGCATTGAAATATGAAGTCAAAGCCGCACCCGCCCAGACATTGCTGGAGGAAGGCAGCATCGTCGATACCGGCGACCGGTCATTCGAGGTGTTTCACCTGCCCGGCCATTCCGACGGTTCGATTGCGCTTTATGAGCGGGCGACTGAGACGCTCTTCTCAGGCGATGTCATCTATGACGGCGAACTCGCTTATGACGCCGACAACGCGGCCGAGATGCGCCAATACGTGGCCAGCATGAAGCGTCTCCTCGATCTCCCGGTCCGCGTTGTCCATGGCGGCCATTATCCGAGCTTCGGCCAGGAGCGCATGCGGTCTATCGCACAAGACTTTCTGGCGACGTTCGACAGATAG